The following coding sequences are from one Elusimicrobium minutum Pei191 window:
- a CDS encoding mechanosensitive ion channel family protein, with protein sequence MKIKLISFLTASLIMFSIFAHAQNIADTATPQQVNIVVQTKVQTTPKNTAALTANDGSAASPSKDAQITPIKVESKYFIITIVKDLKISYILLKQLVIALIILLITLLLIKIINVLYYQIINLIWKKKDKTNDALHNIIDIGRQTKFLLAFIRVIRFILIALILYIFCSSFLFLFPVTKGIASKLFLLIKGPLVSFVIAVWDYLPNLIAIIIILAISYGLSKFMRLAAKRVATGKTVIKDFDPDWAIPTYHITLVVLIAFTFIFLFPHLPKSNSAVFKGISVFLGVLLSLGSTTFISNIVSGFVITYMSPFKLGDLIKMGDNVGNVIEKNGLVTRIKTIKNEVVTIPNSTIMTSNTINYTVSAKEYGLMLYAEVYVAYDVPWEKVNGALMQAAQNMPDILKTPPPIVIQTGLENSYAKYQLNVFTDNANKMFDIYSVLYKNIQDSFTKEKIELAVPEILSLKTQPYQPPNPILQPGEDIKK encoded by the coding sequence ATGAAAATAAAATTAATATCTTTTTTAACCGCTTCTCTTATAATGTTTAGTATTTTTGCCCATGCGCAAAATATAGCGGACACGGCAACACCGCAACAGGTAAATATAGTTGTGCAGACAAAAGTCCAAACAACTCCGAAAAATACCGCCGCATTAACTGCGAACGATGGTTCTGCCGCCAGCCCGTCAAAAGACGCGCAAATAACGCCTATTAAAGTCGAATCTAAATACTTTATAATAACAATAGTAAAAGATTTAAAAATATCTTACATATTACTAAAGCAACTGGTGATTGCCCTTATAATTTTATTAATCACGTTGCTTTTAATAAAAATTATTAACGTCCTATATTACCAGATAATAAACTTGATTTGGAAAAAGAAAGATAAAACAAACGACGCCTTGCATAATATTATAGACATAGGCAGGCAGACAAAGTTTCTTTTGGCTTTTATAAGAGTTATAAGATTTATTTTAATAGCGTTAATTCTATATATTTTCTGCTCTTCTTTTTTATTTCTTTTTCCGGTAACAAAAGGTATAGCTTCTAAACTTTTTTTACTTATAAAAGGTCCTTTGGTGTCATTTGTCATAGCTGTGTGGGATTATCTGCCCAATCTGATAGCCATTATAATAATATTGGCCATTTCTTACGGTTTGTCTAAATTTATGCGTCTTGCCGCGAAAAGGGTTGCCACAGGCAAAACAGTTATAAAAGATTTTGACCCGGACTGGGCCATTCCCACTTACCATATAACTCTGGTTGTACTTATTGCTTTTACTTTTATCTTTTTATTCCCGCATTTACCCAAATCCAACTCCGCTGTTTTTAAAGGCATTTCTGTATTTTTAGGCGTGCTTTTATCCTTAGGTTCAACAACCTTTATAAGCAATATAGTATCGGGTTTTGTTATAACGTATATGAGTCCTTTCAAACTTGGAGATTTAATTAAAATGGGCGACAATGTAGGAAACGTAATTGAAAAAAACGGCCTTGTAACCCGCATAAAAACAATAAAAAATGAAGTTGTTACAATACCAAACTCAACTATAATGACGTCAAACACTATTAATTATACGGTGTCCGCAAAAGAATACGGACTGATGCTGTATGCAGAAGTATACGTAGCTTATGACGTACCGTGGGAAAAGGTTAACGGCGCGCTTATGCAAGCTGCCCAAAACATGCCCGATATTCTTAAAACCCCGCCGCCTATTGTTATACAAACAGGGTTAGAAAATTCTTATGCTAAATACCAGCTAAATGTTTTTACAGATAACGCGAATAAAATGTTTGATATCTACAGCGTTCTTTATAAAAATATTCAAGATTCTTTTACAAAAGAAAAAATAGAGCTTGCCGTGCCTGAAATTTTATCTTTAAAAACACAGCCGTACCAACCCCCAAACCCCATTTTACAACCTGGCGAGGACATAAAAAAATAA
- a CDS encoding Rrf2 family transcriptional regulator, giving the protein MKTNTRFTTAVHILALLALNKKEANTSALLAKSVNTNPVVVRRILSMLKKANIVDSKPGVKGVTLKRGPLTISLLEIYDAVKSPSDTFFPLHKNPSKECFIGANIHSALYDPLKEASQAAEKILSKYSLKDITRPITKKELLRVSRFVFN; this is encoded by the coding sequence ATGAAAACAAATACCCGTTTCACAACTGCCGTGCATATTTTAGCGTTGCTTGCCTTAAATAAAAAAGAGGCAAACACCTCCGCCCTGCTGGCAAAAAGCGTTAACACAAACCCTGTTGTGGTAAGAAGAATACTCTCTATGTTAAAGAAAGCGAACATTGTTGACAGCAAACCCGGCGTTAAAGGCGTAACACTTAAAAGAGGGCCGCTTACAATTTCACTTCTGGAAATTTATGATGCCGTTAAAAGCCCGTCGGACACGTTTTTTCCTCTTCACAAAAACCCGAGTAAAGAATGTTTTATTGGAGCGAATATACATTCCGCTTTATACGATCCTTTAAAAGAAGCTTCCCAGGCGGCTGAAAAAATACTTTCAAAGTACTCCTTAAAAGATATAACCCGCCCTATAACTAAAAAAGAACTTTTAAGAGTAAGCAGATTTGTTTTTAACTAA
- the mgtA gene encoding magnesium-translocating P-type ATPase gives MKKKIIKSLAISKARQLIKAKRRLLASAQENKENLFIQYKNNFAGYDEQTVLEMRQEHGSNEISHKEGPYVLTRISDSFINPFTVVLFALSVVSLFTDVFLAEPGQKDYSAVIIIVIMVLISGMLRFIQEIRSDKAAQKLHEMVETTISVQRKEGRNEIPIKELVVGDIIYLSAGDMVPADGRVLFAKDLFISQSSLTGESEPVEKFSNPLSQKTKNPLDLNNLVFMGSNVISGSAVAIIMATGDNTVFGSISQQISGKKKPTSFEKGVNSVSWVLIRFMLIMVPIVFFVNGFTKGNWVESLMFALSVAVGLTPEMLPMIVTTNLAKGAISMSKKKVIVKNLNSIQNFGAMDILCTDKTGTITQDKVALIYSLDIHGNKDERILRHALLNSYYQTGLKNLMDVAIINYAKEHAINPFIENYKKVDEIPFDFNRRRMSVVVEDGSGKTQLITKGAIEEMLSACSYVEYQGKVEPITEDLKQEIRQTSEKYNEDGMRVLAIAQKTNPSPAGAFSVEDESQMVMMGYLAFLDPPKDSSAEAIKTLHDYGVEVKVLTGDNDSVTRCVCKQVGMNVDKILLGSDIEEMSGAELNAAVEKCNVFAKLSPQQKTRVVSALRANGHTVGFMGDGINDAAAMKEADVGISVDSAVDIAKESANIILLEKNLMVLEEGVIEGRKTYANTIKYIKMTASSNFGNMFSVLAASAFLPFLPMLPIQILILNLIYDTSCTSIPWDNVDRDYLKTPRRWDAGSISKFMLWLGPTSSVFDILTYIVMFFVICPLVAGGPFHTLGAEAQVIFIALFHTGWFVESLWSQTLVIYMLRTPHIPFIQSNASLAVITLTSLGIIAGTVIPYTVLGKWLDMHPLPFVYFPFLIAVILLYMTLTTSVKKLFIRKYGELL, from the coding sequence ATGAAGAAAAAAATAATTAAATCCCTCGCCATAAGCAAAGCAAGGCAGTTAATAAAAGCTAAAAGAAGGCTGCTTGCCTCCGCTCAGGAAAACAAAGAAAACCTGTTTATACAATATAAAAATAATTTCGCGGGCTATGATGAACAGACCGTGCTTGAAATGCGCCAGGAGCACGGAAGCAATGAAATAAGTCATAAGGAAGGCCCCTATGTTTTAACAAGAATATCGGATTCTTTTATAAACCCGTTTACCGTTGTACTTTTCGCGTTGTCCGTAGTATCTTTATTTACAGACGTTTTTCTTGCCGAGCCCGGACAAAAAGATTACAGCGCGGTTATAATCATAGTCATTATGGTACTAATAAGCGGTATGCTTAGGTTTATACAGGAAATACGCTCTGATAAAGCGGCGCAAAAACTGCATGAAATGGTTGAAACAACTATTTCTGTACAGCGTAAAGAAGGCCGAAACGAAATACCTATAAAAGAATTAGTTGTGGGCGATATAATATATTTATCCGCCGGGGACATGGTGCCCGCGGACGGCAGGGTATTATTCGCCAAAGACTTGTTTATAAGCCAGTCCTCTTTAACCGGTGAAAGTGAACCTGTTGAAAAATTTAGCAACCCGCTCAGCCAAAAAACAAAAAACCCCTTAGATTTAAATAACCTTGTTTTTATGGGAAGCAACGTTATAAGCGGCTCGGCCGTGGCGATAATAATGGCAACGGGCGACAATACCGTATTCGGTTCAATATCACAGCAAATATCGGGCAAGAAAAAGCCCACAAGCTTTGAAAAAGGCGTTAACTCAGTTTCCTGGGTGCTTATACGCTTTATGCTTATAATGGTGCCTATAGTATTTTTTGTTAACGGTTTTACAAAAGGCAATTGGGTTGAATCTTTAATGTTTGCCCTTTCCGTAGCGGTCGGGCTCACTCCTGAAATGCTGCCCATGATTGTTACCACAAACCTGGCTAAGGGCGCTATTTCAATGTCAAAGAAAAAGGTAATAGTAAAAAACCTTAATTCTATACAGAATTTCGGCGCTATGGATATTTTATGCACCGATAAAACCGGCACAATAACGCAAGATAAAGTGGCGCTTATCTATTCTTTAGACATACACGGTAATAAAGACGAACGCATACTCAGGCACGCTCTTTTAAATTCTTATTACCAAACAGGTTTAAAAAACCTTATGGACGTGGCTATTATCAACTATGCAAAAGAACATGCCATAAACCCGTTTATAGAAAATTATAAAAAAGTAGATGAAATACCCTTTGATTTTAACCGCAGGCGCATGAGCGTTGTTGTTGAGGACGGCAGCGGCAAAACCCAATTAATAACAAAAGGCGCTATTGAAGAAATGCTTTCCGCCTGCAGTTATGTTGAGTACCAGGGCAAAGTAGAACCGATAACGGAAGATCTAAAACAGGAAATAAGGCAAACGTCCGAAAAATACAATGAAGACGGCATGAGAGTGCTGGCCATAGCGCAAAAAACAAATCCCTCTCCCGCGGGGGCATTTTCCGTGGAAGACGAATCCCAAATGGTTATGATGGGGTACCTTGCGTTTTTAGATCCGCCGAAAGACAGTTCGGCCGAAGCAATTAAAACCCTTCATGATTACGGAGTGGAAGTTAAAGTACTTACCGGCGATAACGACTCTGTAACCCGCTGCGTATGCAAGCAAGTGGGTATGAATGTGGACAAAATCCTGCTTGGCAGCGATATAGAGGAAATGAGCGGGGCCGAACTAAACGCAGCGGTTGAAAAATGTAATGTATTTGCCAAACTTTCCCCCCAGCAAAAAACGCGTGTGGTAAGCGCGCTGCGCGCAAACGGACACACCGTAGGCTTTATGGGCGACGGCATCAACGACGCCGCCGCCATGAAAGAAGCCGACGTGGGCATATCGGTAGACAGCGCGGTAGACATAGCAAAAGAATCAGCCAATATCATTTTGCTTGAAAAAAATCTTATGGTATTAGAAGAAGGCGTTATAGAAGGCAGAAAAACTTACGCTAACACAATAAAATATATAAAGATGACGGCAAGCTCAAACTTCGGCAATATGTTTTCCGTTTTGGCGGCAAGCGCTTTTTTGCCTTTTCTGCCCATGCTGCCCATACAAATCCTTATATTAAACCTTATCTATGACACTTCCTGCACTTCTATACCTTGGGATAATGTTGACAGGGATTATTTAAAAACCCCCAGAAGGTGGGACGCGGGTTCCATAAGCAAATTTATGTTGTGGCTCGGCCCCACAAGCTCTGTATTTGACATACTTACCTATATTGTAATGTTCTTTGTAATATGCCCCTTGGTAGCTGGCGGGCCTTTCCATACGCTTGGCGCGGAAGCGCAGGTAATTTTTATAGCGTTGTTCCATACCGGCTGGTTTGTGGAGTCTTTATGGTCACAAACGCTTGTTATTTATATGTTAAGAACGCCTCATATACCGTTTATACAAAGTAACGCTTCTTTGGCGGTAATTACGCTTACCAGCTTGGGCATTATTGCCGGCACTGTAATACCTTATACGGTTTTAGGCAAATGGCTTGATATGCACCCGTTGCCTTTTGTTTACTTTCCGTTTCTTATAGCGGTGATTCTGCTTTATATGACATTAACAACAAGCGTAAAAAAGTTATTTATAAGAAAATACGGCGAACTACTATAG
- a CDS encoding VOC family protein, whose product MNRINLICLGVEDLAKSLKFYKGIGFKTLEKDSNPPIVFFNNQGSKLELFNIHELAKDIDAKNPPKILKGGFSGITLACNMKSEQEVDDMMRIIEQHGGVVVKQPQKVFWGGYSGYFQDPDGYYWEVAYGPNWKFDENDMLVLE is encoded by the coding sequence ATGAACAGAATAAACCTTATCTGCCTGGGAGTTGAAGATTTGGCAAAATCTTTAAAATTTTACAAAGGAATCGGGTTTAAAACCCTGGAAAAGGACAGCAATCCTCCTATTGTTTTTTTTAATAACCAAGGCTCCAAGCTGGAGCTCTTTAATATCCATGAACTTGCAAAAGATATAGATGCAAAAAACCCTCCCAAAATTTTAAAAGGCGGTTTTTCGGGAATTACCCTTGCCTGCAATATGAAGTCAGAACAAGAAGTTGACGACATGATGCGGATTATTGAACAACACGGCGGAGTAGTTGTTAAACAACCCCAAAAGGTTTTTTGGGGAGGCTACAGCGGATATTTTCAAGACCCAGACGGTTACTATTGGGAGGTAGCATACGGCCCAAACTGGAAATTTGATGAAAACGACATGTTAGTATTAGAATAA
- a CDS encoding amino acid permease, giving the protein MRKAKLLFRRKPVELIITESLETEDGLKRSLSLWHLVALGIGAIVGTGIFVLTGTAAANYAGPALTISFIISAMGCAMAGLCYAEFASMLPIAGSAYAYSYATLGEFVAWFIGWDLVLEYLFAGGTVAVGWSGYVISFLEGIGLHIPAKLAGAPFAHMAGEWSLTGCIINLPAVFIVAILSVLLIRGTRRSAALNNVIVCVKVTVILLFIGFGLWHIDTSNWVPYIPENTGHFGQFGWSGILRGAGVIFFAYIGFDAVSTAAQEAKNPQRDMPRAIIMSLFACTILYVLVTAVMTGIVHYTELSVPAPIALAIDRAGLVWLSPLIKIGAISGLTTVILVMLMGQARIFFSMAHDGLLPKFFSAINKKYQTPSNATFVTCLLASLIAGFLPINVLGEMVSIGTLAAFVIVCISIIVLRKTRPEIKRPFKTPFVPLVPILGLIICGAQMLALPVETWMRLFVWSAVGFSIYFLYGRKHSKMRNRKRRKPENV; this is encoded by the coding sequence ATGAGGAAAGCGAAATTATTATTTAGAAGAAAACCGGTTGAACTTATTATAACCGAGTCTTTAGAAACGGAAGACGGGCTTAAGCGCTCTCTTTCTTTATGGCATTTGGTTGCCCTTGGTATAGGCGCTATAGTAGGCACAGGTATTTTTGTTCTTACCGGCACTGCCGCCGCTAATTATGCGGGGCCCGCGCTTACTATATCCTTTATTATCTCGGCTATGGGCTGCGCCATGGCGGGGCTTTGTTACGCGGAATTCGCTTCAATGCTTCCTATAGCTGGCAGCGCTTACGCTTACAGTTACGCCACCTTAGGTGAGTTTGTAGCCTGGTTTATAGGCTGGGATTTGGTGCTTGAATATTTATTTGCCGGCGGCACGGTCGCGGTGGGCTGGTCAGGCTACGTGATTAGCTTTTTAGAAGGTATAGGCCTTCATATTCCGGCAAAACTCGCGGGTGCGCCTTTTGCGCATATGGCGGGCGAATGGTCTTTAACAGGCTGTATCATTAACTTGCCGGCAGTGTTTATTGTTGCTATATTATCTGTTTTGCTTATTAGGGGAACAAGGCGTTCGGCCGCTTTAAACAATGTTATAGTCTGCGTAAAAGTAACGGTAATACTTTTATTTATCGGCTTTGGTCTCTGGCATATTGACACTAGCAACTGGGTGCCTTACATACCTGAGAACACGGGCCATTTCGGCCAGTTTGGCTGGTCCGGTATATTAAGAGGCGCGGGCGTTATTTTCTTTGCTTATATCGGTTTTGATGCTGTTTCAACAGCCGCTCAGGAAGCCAAAAACCCGCAACGTGATATGCCGCGCGCTATCATAATGTCACTTTTTGCCTGTACTATTCTTTATGTTCTTGTTACCGCGGTTATGACAGGTATTGTGCATTATACGGAACTTTCCGTTCCCGCTCCTATAGCGCTTGCCATTGACAGAGCAGGTTTGGTTTGGTTAAGCCCGCTGATAAAAATAGGCGCGATTTCCGGCCTTACAACGGTAATTCTTGTTATGCTTATGGGGCAGGCCCGTATTTTCTTTTCTATGGCGCATGACGGCCTTTTGCCTAAATTCTTTTCAGCGATTAACAAAAAATACCAAACGCCAAGCAATGCTACTTTTGTTACCTGTCTGCTCGCTTCGCTAATCGCGGGTTTTTTGCCCATTAACGTTTTGGGTGAAATGGTTTCCATAGGCACGCTGGCGGCGTTTGTAATAGTTTGCATCTCTATTATAGTTTTAAGAAAAACACGCCCTGAAATCAAAAGGCCTTTTAAAACGCCTTTTGTTCCATTGGTCCCTATATTAGGTTTAATCATCTGCGGCGCACAAATGCTTGCTTTGCCTGTTGAAACGTGGATGCGACTTTTTGTTTGGAGCGCTGTAGGTTTTTCCATATATTTCTTATATGGCAGAAAACACAGCAAAATGCGCAACAGGAAAAGAAGAAAACCTGAAAATGTTTAA
- a CDS encoding formate--tetrahydrofolate ligase: MLSDIEIAQRAKVWPIAKVAVKLGIKKSQIELYGHYKAKLSFDCIKKLQKKPDGNLILVTAISPTAAGEGKSTTTVGLAQALAKIGKKAIVALREPSLGPCMGIKGGAAGGGYSQVVPMEDINLHFTGDMHAITAANNLLSAIIDNHIHQGNELGIDERRIVWHRVVDINDRALRNIVVALGGKGNGFPREDSFDITVASEVMAILCLSESLADLKKRLSKVIVGYNFADKPVTAGMLKAEGAMAALLKDAIKPNLVQTLENVPAIIHGGPFANIAHGCNSVIATKTALKLADYIVTEAGFGADLGAEKFFNIKCRYAGLTPKVAIIVATVRALKMHGGVSKDKLTHLDKQAVIRGLVNLDKHIENVKKFGVPPVVAINIFSGDSKEEIAAVKAHCKKIGVPVELSDVFAKGGEGGIQLAKKVVDIISKNKSKFRFTYESEDSLEEKTKKIVKNIYGAKDVFFDKKALDSIKKYEAMGFGNIPVCMAKTQYSFSDNPKLYGRPEGFTIEVREARISAGAGFVVMLTGNIMTMPGLPKFPAAEKIDISSEGVIKGLS; this comes from the coding sequence ATGTTAAGCGATATCGAAATTGCGCAGCGCGCTAAAGTATGGCCTATCGCCAAAGTGGCCGTAAAATTGGGTATAAAAAAATCCCAAATAGAACTTTACGGACACTATAAGGCAAAACTTTCTTTTGACTGCATAAAAAAATTGCAAAAGAAACCTGACGGCAACCTTATTTTAGTTACGGCCATTTCACCAACTGCCGCGGGTGAAGGTAAATCAACCACAACCGTGGGGCTGGCGCAGGCTTTGGCTAAGATAGGTAAAAAAGCCATTGTCGCGCTGCGCGAACCTTCTTTAGGGCCGTGTATGGGCATTAAAGGCGGCGCGGCGGGGGGCGGATATTCCCAGGTTGTTCCTATGGAGGATATTAACCTTCATTTCACGGGGGATATGCACGCGATCACAGCCGCTAATAATTTGTTATCAGCTATTATTGACAATCACATACACCAGGGTAATGAACTGGGTATAGACGAAAGACGCATAGTATGGCACCGTGTTGTTGATATCAATGACCGCGCTTTAAGAAACATAGTTGTCGCTTTAGGCGGCAAAGGTAACGGGTTTCCCAGGGAAGACAGTTTTGATATAACCGTAGCTTCTGAAGTTATGGCTATTTTGTGTCTCTCCGAAAGTTTGGCCGACCTTAAAAAAAGACTTTCTAAAGTTATAGTCGGGTATAATTTCGCGGATAAACCCGTTACCGCCGGCATGCTTAAAGCGGAAGGCGCTATGGCCGCCTTACTTAAAGACGCCATTAAACCTAACCTTGTGCAAACTTTAGAAAACGTACCCGCCATTATACACGGCGGTCCTTTTGCCAATATCGCGCATGGATGCAACAGCGTTATAGCAACAAAAACCGCTTTAAAACTTGCCGACTATATTGTTACGGAGGCGGGTTTTGGCGCTGATTTAGGCGCCGAGAAATTTTTTAACATAAAATGCCGCTACGCGGGACTTACACCCAAAGTAGCGATTATTGTAGCCACTGTGCGCGCGCTTAAAATGCACGGCGGCGTAAGCAAAGATAAATTAACCCATCTTGATAAACAGGCAGTAATACGCGGGCTTGTTAATTTAGATAAACATATTGAAAACGTTAAAAAATTCGGCGTGCCGCCTGTTGTGGCCATAAATATTTTCAGCGGCGATTCCAAAGAGGAAATCGCCGCCGTAAAAGCGCATTGCAAAAAAATAGGCGTGCCTGTTGAGCTTTCGGACGTGTTTGCCAAGGGCGGCGAGGGCGGTATCCAGCTTGCTAAAAAAGTTGTGGATATTATTTCAAAAAACAAAAGCAAATTTCGGTTTACTTATGAATCGGAAGACAGTTTAGAAGAAAAAACAAAAAAAATAGTAAAAAATATTTACGGAGCCAAAGACGTGTTTTTTGATAAAAAAGCTTTAGACTCAATAAAGAAATACGAGGCTATGGGCTTTGGCAATATCCCGGTTTGTATGGCTAAAACCCAGTATTCTTTTTCGGATAATCCAAAACTTTACGGAAGGCCCGAAGGCTTTACCATTGAAGTTCGTGAAGCCAGGATTTCCGCCGGAGCGGGCTTTGTCGTTATGTTAACGGGTAATATTATGACAATGCCGGGGCTTCCAAAGTTCCCCGCGGCTGAAAAAATTGATATTTCATCCGAGGGCGTTATAAAAGGTTTATCATAA
- the nrdG gene encoding anaerobic ribonucleoside-triphosphate reductase activating protein — protein sequence MQDDYLQISGIIEESIVDGPGYRFTVFTQGCPHSCKGCHNPQTIPMQGGKLVHIKDIFERFKINPLLRGITLSGGEPFIQAKPLAKLAKMVKQTGKDIVTYTGYIYETLVEGADKKNGWAELLKETDFLIDGPFILEQKSLNLKFRGSQNQRIIDIKKSEKAGKAVTADTL from the coding sequence ATGCAAGATGATTATTTACAAATTTCAGGCATTATTGAAGAATCTATAGTGGACGGGCCGGGGTACAGATTTACTGTTTTTACGCAGGGTTGTCCTCACTCTTGTAAAGGATGCCATAATCCCCAAACAATTCCCATGCAAGGCGGGAAACTCGTTCATATAAAAGATATTTTTGAAAGGTTTAAAATTAATCCTCTGCTTAGGGGTATTACGTTAAGCGGGGGGGAGCCTTTTATTCAGGCCAAACCGCTTGCCAAGCTGGCTAAAATGGTAAAGCAAACGGGTAAAGACATTGTTACATATACTGGATATATATATGAAACGCTTGTTGAAGGGGCTGACAAAAAAAACGGTTGGGCCGAACTTCTTAAAGAAACGGACTTTCTTATAGACGGGCCTTTTATACTTGAACAAAAAAGTTTGAATTTAAAATTCCGAGGTTCGCAAAACCAAAGGATAATTGACATAAAAAAAAGTGAAAAAGCGGGGAAAGCCGTTACGGCTGACACACTTTAA
- a CDS encoding pilin, whose translation MLNRNMFFCSIFRIKNKGFTLIELLVVVLIIGILAAIALPQYQKTVRKSRTAEVLTLGRALRDSMNRTLLQDPVAFDNFDYIPEQYLELLDVQFPYPLIDGGTRQVFKNFYEIEFSPEDISFSIQWDELGNKIRFTNNKAASPGAIYCYSRYQHSVSFCTMLGGKNCAVGAECRID comes from the coding sequence ATGTTAAACAGAAATATGTTTTTTTGTTCTATCTTTCGAATTAAAAATAAAGGCTTTACGCTTATAGAGTTGCTTGTAGTTGTTTTAATTATAGGTATATTGGCTGCTATTGCGCTGCCGCAATACCAAAAAACTGTAAGGAAATCGCGCACGGCGGAAGTTCTTACATTGGGCAGAGCGTTGCGTGATTCAATGAACAGAACGTTGCTGCAGGACCCGGTTGCTTTTGATAATTTTGACTATATCCCCGAACAATATTTAGAATTGCTAGATGTGCAATTTCCCTATCCGCTAATTGACGGAGGTACACGCCAAGTATTTAAAAATTTTTATGAGATTGAATTTTCGCCGGAAGATATTTCCTTTTCTATACAATGGGATGAATTGGGAAATAAAATTAGATTTACAAATAATAAAGCCGCGTCTCCGGGGGCTATATATTGTTATTCCAGATATCAACACTCCGTGTCGTTTTGTACAATGTTGGGCGGCAAAAATTGCGCGGTAGGAGCGGAATGCAGAATAGACTAA
- a CDS encoding bacteriohemerythrin, with amino-acid sequence MVYAWDKNLETGNEIIDRQHKQLFEMLNNLIIAHQEARGPVELDAALKFMTEYTVRHFEDEEALQIKYRYPNYEEHKNQHNHFKFVIKDLVQQLVEEGYSKHMVEKTIRIIASWLITHIKGDDLELAKHIRKIDLQE; translated from the coding sequence ATGGTTTACGCTTGGGATAAAAATTTAGAAACCGGCAATGAAATAATTGATAGGCAGCACAAACAGCTTTTTGAAATGCTCAATAATCTTATTATCGCGCATCAGGAAGCGCGAGGGCCGGTTGAACTGGACGCCGCGCTTAAATTTATGACAGAATACACCGTCCGCCATTTTGAAGATGAGGAAGCGCTGCAAATAAAATACCGCTATCCCAATTACGAAGAACACAAAAACCAACATAATCATTTCAAATTTGTAATAAAAGACCTGGTGCAGCAGCTTGTTGAAGAGGGGTATAGCAAACATATGGTTGAAAAAACCATAAGGATAATAGCCTCCTGGCTTATTACACATATCAAAGGCGACGATCTTGAACTTGCCAAACATATAAGAAAAATTGATTTACAGGAATAG
- a CDS encoding L-2-amino-thiazoline-4-carboxylic acid hydrolase → MNNFYELNKEKYMAVVAAIEKHIEPYIKEHFSDSETAEIIKTARSDFEALYPGLPFIGEANPLTVNLVGAAYEMGIYSGLEKRGLSLKIISHINQLALKDYSASAMTPQSVEFVRNAALSKETIEAAAAESQKKKYTGDWVSEYLPPEPGSGFDTGVKYTHCGIIDLYRKYGKERYLPYICLNDYPMYGAMGISFKRTKTLAHGADCCDFCFKLKGGKMPSFIEDPEELEEFKNTK, encoded by the coding sequence ATGAATAACTTTTATGAACTAAATAAAGAAAAATACATGGCTGTCGTTGCCGCGATAGAAAAACATATCGAACCATATATAAAAGAACATTTTTCAGACTCAGAAACAGCGGAAATAATTAAAACCGCGCGCAGCGATTTTGAAGCTTTGTACCCCGGTCTTCCTTTTATAGGCGAAGCTAACCCGCTTACAGTAAATTTAGTAGGCGCGGCCTATGAGATGGGAATATACAGCGGATTGGAAAAAAGAGGGCTTTCTCTTAAAATAATATCGCATATTAACCAACTGGCCTTAAAGGATTACAGCGCTTCAGCCATGACGCCGCAAAGCGTAGAATTTGTGCGTAATGCCGCTCTCAGTAAAGAAACGATTGAAGCGGCTGCGGCAGAATCACAGAAAAAAAAGTATACGGGTGACTGGGTGTCTGAATATCTGCCCCCGGAGCCCGGCAGCGGTTTTGACACAGGCGTAAAATACACGCATTGCGGCATTATAGATTTATACAGAAAATACGGTAAAGAAAGATATTTGCCTTATATTTGTTTAAACGATTACCCTATGTACGGCGCGATGGGGATTTCTTTTAAAAGAACAAAAACGCTGGCCCACGGCGCTGATTGCTGTGATTTTTGTTTTAAGCTAAAAGGCGGCAAAATGCCTTCTTTTATAGAAGATCCCGAAGAATTGGAAGAATTTAAAAATACAAAATAA